In Wenyingzhuangia fucanilytica, the following are encoded in one genomic region:
- a CDS encoding YkgJ family cysteine cluster protein has translation MSIERKVKLVENLFYQLEQQTAQFQKTSGIDCVAGCGKCCTHPAIEASPLEFLPWAFHLFLNDETEKMLDTINEKQSPTCLLYTPLSIIDSNSGSCSNYKYRGLICRLFGSAANTDKYGKLRLTTCKIIKEGQVDKYNNTAEAINHGLSVPVFTDYYMQLNQIDFHLGNQILPVNKALKIAIEEVLQYYAYRPFPNKLKKIA, from the coding sequence ATGTCGATAGAACGCAAAGTAAAATTGGTAGAAAACTTATTTTACCAATTAGAGCAACAAACGGCTCAATTTCAAAAAACATCAGGCATAGACTGTGTTGCTGGTTGCGGAAAATGTTGTACACATCCAGCTATTGAAGCTTCTCCTTTGGAATTTTTACCATGGGCTTTTCACTTATTTTTAAACGATGAAACTGAAAAAATGCTCGATACAATAAATGAAAAACAATCTCCTACTTGTTTATTATACACACCACTTTCAATTATAGATTCAAACAGTGGTAGCTGTAGCAATTACAAATACAGAGGTTTAATCTGTAGATTGTTTGGTTCTGCCGCCAATACAGATAAATATGGAAAACTAAGGTTAACTACTTGTAAAATTATAAAAGAAGGACAGGTTGATAAATATAATAATACTGCAGAAGCAATCAACCATGGGTTGTCTGTACCTGTTTTTACTGATTATTATATGCAATTAAATCAAATAGATTTTCACTTAGGAAATCAAATACTACCTGTAAACAAAGCCTTAAAAATAGCCATAGAAGAAGTATTACAGTATTATGCCTACAGACCTTTTCCTAACAAATTAAAAAAAATAGCTTAA
- a CDS encoding APC family permease — translation MQDLKRKVGVLGLSANIINTIVGAGIFSLPAIVAASLGSASIFAYLFCGVLVVLVMLCFAEVGSKVTSSGGVYAYLQAAFGPYFGFLTVILFAISTISADAAVTNAVADVLGSIFPFFKEPLIRILFCFLVFFGLGYINVRGVKEGINLVKFITITKLIPLLLLVLFSWGNISISSLTIEAIPNISTIGKVSLLLFFAFQGAESGLSISGEVINPKKNIPKAIFISITGVLILYILIQTVAQGVLGDSLPNFKENPLSEVAKNIVGPIGFTILTIGAAISMFGYLSSEILSIPRVLYGAAKDKVLPVDMLAKIHPKFKTPYISIIIYSFLGFVFATLGGFEQLAIFSSATILLVYLGVSLSVIKLRKDKTSDENNFKLPGGYLIPILSSLVIALLLANLSLHEVTSILVLILVLSIIYFLKKHQLK, via the coding sequence ATGCAAGACTTAAAAAGAAAAGTTGGTGTTTTAGGATTAAGTGCCAATATTATTAACACCATTGTAGGAGCAGGAATATTTTCTTTACCTGCAATTGTTGCTGCAAGTCTTGGATCGGCTAGTATTTTTGCCTACTTGTTTTGCGGAGTATTGGTAGTTTTAGTAATGCTTTGTTTTGCAGAAGTTGGAAGCAAAGTTACTTCTTCAGGAGGAGTATATGCCTATTTACAAGCTGCTTTTGGCCCTTATTTTGGTTTTTTAACTGTCATTCTTTTTGCAATATCTACCATTTCTGCAGATGCAGCGGTTACCAATGCTGTGGCAGATGTTTTGGGTTCTATTTTTCCTTTTTTTAAAGAACCATTGATCAGAATTTTATTTTGTTTTCTTGTCTTTTTTGGATTAGGCTACATCAACGTAAGAGGTGTTAAAGAAGGAATCAATCTTGTTAAATTTATTACCATCACCAAGCTCATTCCCCTACTCCTATTGGTTTTATTCTCTTGGGGAAATATTTCAATTTCATCACTAACTATTGAGGCTATTCCCAATATTTCAACCATAGGAAAAGTTTCTTTATTATTATTTTTTGCCTTTCAAGGAGCAGAATCTGGATTATCTATTAGCGGAGAAGTCATCAACCCTAAAAAGAACATCCCCAAAGCCATATTTATAAGTATTACAGGTGTTTTAATACTTTATATCTTAATTCAGACCGTGGCACAAGGAGTCCTTGGAGATTCACTGCCAAATTTTAAAGAAAACCCATTGAGTGAAGTTGCCAAGAACATTGTAGGTCCTATAGGATTTACTATTCTAACCATTGGAGCCGCAATATCTATGTTTGGATATTTAAGTAGCGAAATATTAAGTATTCCTAGAGTTTTATACGGAGCCGCAAAAGACAAAGTTTTGCCTGTTGATATGCTAGCAAAAATTCACCCTAAATTTAAAACTCCTTATATTTCCATTATAATCTATTCCTTTTTAGGTTTTGTTTTTGCAACCCTTGGAGGATTTGAACAATTGGCAATCTTTTCTAGTGCAACAATCCTATTGGTTTATCTAGGAGTCTCCTTATCGGTTATCAAACTAAGAAAAGATAAAACTAGTGATGAAAATAATTTTAAACTTCCGGGAGGTTATCTAATTCCTATTTTATCTTCTTTGGTAATTGCCCTTTTACTTGCTAATTTATCTCTGCATGAAGTGACTAGTATTCTCGTCCTCATCCTTGTATTATCTATTATATACTTTTTAAAAAAACATCAATTAAAGTAA
- a CDS encoding mechanosensitive ion channel family protein produces MKLIYTYIVLLFLCFFNTFSFAQDKTTATDSIQKSNDSIAQNNDSINLALLDSFNKKLFEIQQKREADSIKKVELENTLKSLKTTDNLQKEELLKQLKEIEQSELDRISEKKARIDALRKTAKGFPVIGVLQDTLFAIYTKIGSSTPKERANSISKKIENLYNDDFLNIEEIQVMKYENSFDIVYREIIIMSISEADAIWYNHTIEDTAERFKNTIKTAISTAREENSLKKLLIRIALTLGAILITWLVIKFVTRMFLKLDKTITKNQEKWLKDIKYNDYVIVSTEQALVLVSYLVKAFKIIIYVILLYITLPIIFSIFPFTRDWADKLFRLIWDPFTNVISSIVSFLPNLFSIAVIYFVMSYFIKFVKYIFNEIKNGKLKINGFHEDWAMPTFGIVKVLLYAFMVVLIFPHLPGNDSKVFQGVSVFVGILFSLGSSTAISNMVAGLVITYMRSFKLGDRIKFGDIMGDVVEKTLLITRLKTVKNEIITVPNATILASNIINYSSIADENGLILHTTVTLGYDVSWKLVHETLIEAALRTEAISKIPKPFVLQTSLDDYYVSYELNAYTKIVAKQAVIYSELHQNIQDACNEKGIEILSPHYRASRDGNMTTIPKDYLDKDYKAPSFNVNIHKDGPNNS; encoded by the coding sequence ATGAAACTTATTTATACGTACATCGTACTTTTATTTTTATGCTTTTTTAATACTTTTAGCTTTGCTCAAGACAAAACTACAGCTACAGACAGTATTCAAAAATCTAATGATAGTATTGCACAAAACAACGATTCTATCAACCTTGCTTTATTAGATAGTTTTAATAAAAAACTGTTTGAAATTCAGCAAAAAAGAGAAGCAGATTCTATCAAAAAAGTAGAATTAGAAAACACTTTAAAATCTCTTAAAACCACTGATAATCTTCAAAAAGAAGAATTATTAAAACAGTTAAAAGAAATTGAACAGAGTGAATTGGATAGAATTTCTGAAAAGAAAGCTAGAATTGATGCTTTAAGAAAAACGGCTAAAGGATTTCCTGTTATTGGAGTTTTACAAGATACTTTATTTGCTATTTACACAAAAATAGGATCTTCTACACCTAAAGAAAGAGCCAACAGTATTTCTAAAAAAATAGAAAACTTATACAATGATGATTTCTTGAATATTGAGGAAATTCAAGTAATGAAATATGAAAATAGTTTTGATATAGTCTATAGAGAAATTATCATCATGAGTATTTCTGAAGCCGATGCTATTTGGTACAATCATACTATAGAAGACACTGCAGAAAGATTTAAAAACACTATTAAAACTGCTATTTCTACCGCCAGAGAAGAAAATAGTTTAAAAAAATTATTAATCCGTATTGCCTTAACCTTAGGGGCTATTTTAATTACATGGCTAGTTATCAAATTTGTAACTCGTATGTTCTTAAAACTTGATAAAACCATTACAAAAAACCAAGAAAAATGGTTAAAAGACATTAAGTATAACGATTATGTAATTGTATCTACCGAACAAGCTTTGGTGTTGGTTTCTTATTTGGTAAAAGCTTTTAAAATTATCATTTATGTAATTCTACTATACATTACACTCCCTATTATTTTTAGTATTTTCCCTTTTACTAGAGACTGGGCTGATAAATTATTCCGTTTAATTTGGGATCCTTTTACAAATGTTATAAGCAGTATTGTTTCCTTTTTGCCCAATTTATTTAGCATTGCTGTAATTTATTTTGTGATGAGTTATTTCATCAAATTTGTAAAGTACATCTTTAATGAAATTAAAAACGGTAAATTAAAAATCAATGGTTTTCACGAAGACTGGGCCATGCCTACTTTTGGAATTGTAAAAGTATTATTATATGCTTTTATGGTGGTTCTAATTTTTCCTCACTTACCAGGAAACGATTCAAAAGTATTTCAAGGAGTGTCCGTTTTTGTGGGTATATTATTCTCTTTAGGATCCTCAACAGCAATTTCTAACATGGTAGCTGGTTTGGTAATTACTTATATGCGTTCTTTTAAATTAGGAGATAGAATTAAGTTTGGAGATATTATGGGTGATGTGGTTGAAAAAACATTATTGATTACTCGTTTAAAAACCGTTAAGAATGAAATTATTACTGTTCCAAACGCTACTATTTTAGCAAGTAACATTATCAACTACTCTAGTATTGCAGATGAAAATGGATTGATTTTACACACTACAGTAACTCTTGGTTATGATGTGTCTTGGAAATTGGTTCATGAAACGTTAATTGAAGCTGCTCTTAGAACAGAAGCCATTTCTAAAATCCCAAAACCTTTTGTATTACAAACAAGTTTAGATGATTATTATGTTTCTTATGAGTTAAATGCTTATACAAAAATTGTAGCCAAACAAGCTGTTATTTATTCTGAGCTACACCAAAATATACAAGACGCTTGTAATGAAAAAGGAATCGAAATTTTATCTCCACACTATAGAGCTTCTAGAGATGGAAATATGACTACCATTCCAAAAGATTATTTAGACAAGGACTACAAAGCTCCTAGCTTTAATGTAAATATTCATAAAGATGGACCAAATAACTCTTAA
- a CDS encoding class I SAM-dependent methyltransferase, translating to MEEFKALFEEIQSSIVADTFVKMTFSKPIRKNDGLRNIYIRLVTIQNEQKFQFTYRNKTNDVVKNFSMEEALEQMADLLMNTFRSAVVFTLPDDIQVFVSKKKVITLKKVAPSFTHKLPETHDRPKEKRAANRDYLFHLGVTDKEGNVIPKMADKYRQINKYLEIIESLINGVKLPKKIQIVDMGSGKGYLTFALYDYLKNDRHKEVSVTGIELRDGLVKYCNDVAQKCGFEDLQFENKLIQDYDNKKIDILIALHACDTATDDAIAKGIVANASLVICAPCCHKQVRQQLKGVEQESPLLKYGIFKERQFEMITDTIRALILEKHQYSTKVFEFISNEHTRKNVMLVGSKNNKKVDTKDINNKIKDLKNQYHIDFHYLEKQV from the coding sequence ATGGAAGAATTTAAAGCGCTTTTTGAAGAGATTCAAAGCAGTATTGTAGCAGATACGTTTGTAAAGATGACATTTAGTAAGCCTATCAGAAAAAATGATGGGTTGAGGAACATCTATATTAGATTGGTAACCATTCAAAACGAACAAAAATTTCAATTTACCTATCGTAATAAAACAAACGATGTGGTAAAGAATTTTTCGATGGAAGAAGCTTTAGAGCAAATGGCAGATTTGTTAATGAATACCTTTCGTTCTGCAGTGGTGTTTACATTGCCAGATGATATTCAGGTTTTTGTATCTAAAAAGAAAGTCATCACTCTTAAAAAAGTAGCGCCTAGTTTTACGCATAAATTGCCAGAAACCCACGATAGACCTAAAGAGAAACGTGCGGCCAATAGAGATTATTTGTTTCACTTAGGAGTAACGGATAAAGAAGGAAATGTTATTCCTAAAATGGCTGATAAATATCGCCAAATTAATAAGTATTTAGAAATCATTGAAAGTTTAATCAACGGAGTAAAATTGCCTAAAAAGATTCAGATTGTTGATATGGGATCAGGAAAAGGGTATTTGACTTTTGCTTTGTACGATTATCTAAAAAATGATAGGCATAAAGAAGTTTCTGTAACAGGAATTGAGTTGCGTGATGGATTGGTTAAGTACTGCAATGATGTAGCCCAAAAATGTGGTTTTGAAGATTTACAGTTTGAAAACAAATTGATTCAAGATTACGACAACAAAAAGATTGATATTTTAATTGCTTTACACGCTTGTGATACCGCTACCGATGATGCCATTGCTAAAGGAATTGTGGCCAATGCTAGTTTGGTAATTTGTGCTCCGTGTTGTCATAAACAAGTTCGTCAACAATTAAAAGGAGTGGAGCAGGAGAGTCCATTATTAAAATATGGAATTTTTAAAGAGCGCCAGTTCGAAATGATTACCGATACCATTCGTGCTTTGATCTTAGAAAAACATCAATATAGTACTAAGGTGTTTGAGTTTATTTCTAATGAACACACTAGAAAAAATGTAATGTTGGTAGGGTCTAAAAACAACAAAAAAGTAGATACCAAAGACATTAACAACAAGATAAAAGATTTAAAAAATCAATATCACATAGATTTTCATTATTTGGAGAAACAAGTGTAA
- a CDS encoding mechanosensitive ion channel family protein encodes MDQITLNDILFNPVAGKIAFSILGISLIWIIIKTIQRRLILKIKENDNRYRAKKFSGFVGYFLSILLITLVYSNKLGGLTVAFGVAGAGIAFALQEVIASFAGWLAIVFGKFYKTGDRVELGGIKGDVMDIGALRTTIMETGQWIHGDQYNGRIVFVANSFVFKEPVYNYSGEFPFLWDELLIPIQFGSDYKGVEKLLLEIAKEVIGTLPEDSKKKWQTLQNTYKLENVQYDPMVSVNINDSFVEYTLRYVVDYKKRRSTKTILNFKILEAIEANKNTIDFPTNSLNIVGFPK; translated from the coding sequence ATGGACCAAATAACTCTTAACGATATATTATTTAATCCTGTTGCTGGAAAAATTGCTTTTTCTATTCTTGGTATTAGTCTTATTTGGATTATTATTAAAACCATCCAAAGAAGGCTTATCCTAAAAATCAAAGAAAATGACAATAGGTATAGAGCTAAAAAATTCAGTGGTTTTGTTGGTTATTTTTTATCTATTCTTTTAATAACTCTTGTATACAGTAACAAACTTGGAGGTTTAACTGTTGCTTTTGGAGTAGCAGGTGCTGGAATTGCTTTTGCTTTACAAGAAGTAATTGCTTCATTTGCTGGATGGCTTGCCATTGTTTTTGGAAAATTTTACAAAACCGGAGATCGTGTCGAACTTGGTGGTATTAAAGGAGATGTTATGGATATTGGTGCTTTAAGAACCACTATTATGGAAACAGGACAATGGATTCACGGAGATCAATACAATGGTAGAATAGTTTTTGTAGCCAATAGTTTTGTTTTTAAAGAGCCCGTATATAACTATTCTGGAGAATTTCCTTTTTTATGGGATGAGTTGCTCATTCCTATTCAATTTGGATCTGATTATAAAGGTGTAGAAAAACTATTGTTAGAAATTGCAAAAGAAGTGATTGGAACTTTGCCTGAAGACTCTAAAAAGAAATGGCAAACCTTACAAAACACTTACAAATTAGAAAATGTACAATACGACCCCATGGTGTCTGTAAACATTAATGATAGTTTTGTTGAATACACTTTAAGATATGTAGTTGATTATAAAAAAAGAAGATCTACAAAAACAATTCTAAATTTTAAAATTCTTGAGGCAATTGAAGCCAATAAAAACACTATTGATTTTCCTACAAACTCATTAAACATTGTAGGTTTTCCTAAATAA
- a CDS encoding TlpA family protein disulfide reductase codes for MKKKLFTYLLTLLTLTAFSQKIVENPDYGLSTLPGTISKIEILDNETILHFHLKTTPNSKYSIPKKTYIQDLNSSDKLFITKAEGARISKWETVSESGEADYTLYFPKIDKNVKTIEFGEANNGGSWFVYDIVIEADENAITPKDLLGNWFKTDGSNSYTYSFNSKNVIADKELWNYKSVKSKKNKYTLVLEKNGAEKTINAKLNKDGTLTVKEDKNKKETYSKTIVYNINYHPENNEGLKTPDFKLGTATYSGIIKNYTPKIGIKTGMVYVNNSFTGEQESHLVKIAENGTFSIDFPITHPQFVLSRVFNNNQYIFVAPGKETLHIIDSRKSFFMGDLAQINTDIEKMKNIRVLGITQEIRKNILQTNPLDFKVIIQKQQTEALQQLEELSKTTFISNKGLELKKLSLKYQALTGILSYGMYSSYAKRNLKPEELKDLPEYKIDKNYLSEITPDVLNNQKAIMTEGYGHFTNYFTHLELFSNDGKDHIDTDEILAYLKNQNLEVSQIYIDALKNKNLLNTPEKQERENEFNKKYRIRLNGFLRANSKAYNKIIEENPNKDPLQVLKEQLKKEGKLSSLDEELLIAANNKTTPEEKAAEKKFQEKYGENLKEFYSKYSKNLTLFYSQRYIKRRVNKMRNVLNIDQSFVFNIVTLSGYAQSLQRNMVPYTDKEISTIKKEITDPIIAQQIEIVNNNIKSTIEANKTKTGYHVNKIDKNEGDELFESMIAKFKGKVIYVDFWATWCGPCISSIKKIVPLKEEMADKDVVFLYISAPSSPENTWKNMIPNIKGEHYRVSNDEWNYLTDKFNIRGIPHYALVNKKGELVNPKLGHNNNTGIKKILETELNK; via the coding sequence ATGAAAAAGAAATTATTTACCTATTTACTTACATTATTAACATTAACAGCGTTTTCACAAAAAATTGTAGAAAACCCTGATTATGGACTAAGCACACTACCAGGTACTATTAGCAAAATTGAAATATTAGACAATGAAACTATTCTACATTTCCATTTAAAAACAACGCCTAACTCAAAATATAGTATCCCTAAAAAAACATATATACAAGACCTAAATAGCTCTGATAAATTATTTATTACCAAAGCAGAAGGGGCTAGAATATCTAAATGGGAAACCGTGTCAGAATCAGGAGAAGCAGATTACACATTATACTTTCCTAAAATAGATAAAAATGTAAAAACCATTGAGTTTGGAGAAGCAAACAATGGTGGTAGTTGGTTTGTTTATGATATTGTTATTGAGGCCGATGAAAATGCCATCACCCCAAAAGATCTTTTAGGTAATTGGTTTAAAACAGATGGTAGTAACTCGTATACATATAGTTTTAACTCTAAAAACGTTATAGCAGATAAGGAATTATGGAACTATAAATCTGTGAAATCTAAAAAAAATAAATACACACTAGTCTTAGAAAAAAATGGAGCAGAAAAAACTATTAACGCTAAGTTAAATAAAGATGGTACCCTAACTGTTAAGGAAGATAAAAACAAAAAAGAAACCTACAGTAAAACCATTGTTTATAATATTAACTACCATCCCGAAAATAATGAAGGATTAAAAACGCCAGATTTTAAATTAGGAACTGCTACCTATTCAGGAATCATCAAAAATTACACTCCTAAAATTGGTATTAAAACAGGGATGGTCTATGTAAATAATTCTTTTACAGGAGAACAAGAATCACATCTAGTTAAAATTGCCGAAAACGGAACATTTTCAATTGATTTTCCTATTACACATCCTCAATTTGTGTTATCTCGCGTCTTTAACAACAATCAATACATTTTTGTAGCACCAGGAAAAGAAACTTTACACATCATAGATAGTCGTAAGAGTTTTTTTATGGGTGATTTGGCACAAATCAATACAGATATAGAAAAAATGAAAAACATAAGAGTCTTAGGAATTACTCAAGAGATTCGTAAAAATATTTTACAAACCAACCCTTTAGATTTTAAAGTTATCATACAAAAACAACAAACAGAAGCTTTACAACAATTAGAAGAACTAAGTAAAACTACTTTTATCAGCAATAAAGGATTAGAGTTAAAAAAATTATCATTAAAATATCAGGCATTAACAGGTATTCTATCTTATGGCATGTATTCTAGCTATGCAAAAAGAAACCTAAAACCCGAAGAGTTAAAAGACCTTCCTGAATATAAAATTGATAAAAATTATTTATCAGAAATCACTCCTGATGTTTTAAATAACCAAAAAGCCATCATGACTGAAGGTTATGGACATTTTACTAACTACTTTACTCACTTAGAACTCTTTTCTAACGATGGCAAAGATCATATTGATACAGACGAAATTTTAGCATATTTAAAAAATCAAAATTTAGAGGTCTCTCAAATTTATATTGATGCCTTAAAGAACAAAAATCTTTTAAATACTCCCGAAAAACAAGAAAGAGAAAATGAGTTTAACAAAAAATACAGAATAAGACTTAATGGTTTTCTAAGAGCAAACAGTAAGGCGTACAATAAAATTATAGAAGAAAACCCGAATAAAGATCCTTTACAAGTTTTAAAAGAACAACTTAAAAAGGAAGGAAAATTAAGTTCTTTAGATGAAGAACTACTCATTGCTGCAAACAACAAAACTACTCCTGAAGAAAAAGCTGCCGAGAAAAAATTCCAAGAAAAATACGGAGAAAATCTAAAGGAATTCTATAGCAAATATTCTAAAAACTTAACTTTATTTTATAGCCAGAGATATATTAAACGCAGAGTAAATAAGATGAGAAATGTACTAAACATAGATCAATCTTTTGTGTTTAACATCGTTACACTTAGTGGCTACGCTCAGTCATTACAAAGAAATATGGTTCCTTATACAGATAAAGAGATTAGTACTATTAAAAAAGAAATCACAGACCCTATTATTGCTCAACAAATAGAAATTGTCAACAATAATATAAAATCTACCATAGAAGCCAATAAAACCAAAACAGGTTATCACGTAAATAAAATAGATAAAAACGAAGGAGATGAACTATTTGAATCGATGATTGCTAAATTTAAAGGAAAAGTAATTTATGTAGATTTTTGGGCTACATGGTGTGGACCTTGTATTTCTAGCATCAAAAAAATTGTTCCTCTTAAAGAAGAAATGGCAGATAAGGATGTAGTGTTTTTATACATCTCTGCTCCTAGTTCACCAGAAAACACTTGGAAAAACATGATTCCAAATATTAAAGGTGAACATTATAGAGTAAGTAATGATGAATGGAATTATTTAACTGATAAATTTAACATCCGTGGAATTCCTCACTATGCTTTGGTAAACAAAAAGGGGGAATTGGTAAACCCAAAACTTGGACACAATAATAATACAGGGATTAAAAAAATATTAGAAACCGAGTTAAATAAATAA
- a CDS encoding heparan-alpha-glucosaminide N-acetyltransferase domain-containing protein: MKTKRLDFIDIVRSVAIIMMLEGHFMTLSLQTVFRNPENPIYDFWKFSRGITAPLFLSISGLIFTYLLLKNKIQGWKNLRVQKGIKRTGVLILLGYLLQFNLYTYFFGGRPLFTSLTQIFHVLQCIGTSLFILISIYLLNHYILKISLGVLLAGLGLMVIIISPTIAELNYNNIPRFIENILIVSKDHSLNTSVFPLFPWCGYVFLGGALGNLIFRLKDKANHFVFPFGLIALGFFIKYLTYPILSGIQYLPGFNRLKPFQYEYEPIRFSQVLIFIGIIILVQKIILKLKASKQLQMPPLVFQVLLAVSFALGCYSFTFPLKNTSQNIIAYTLFFVPIVITLWKLTGWNYKTFLNIGQNTLSVYVLHVILLYQGFFGFRFGSYIKDQLNPFFAIAGAITFVFFFLAYTQYEPILIYQLNRMKLRYKIFKRKKQYKTSTI; this comes from the coding sequence TTGAAAACAAAACGATTAGACTTTATAGACATTGTTAGGTCTGTAGCTATCATTATGATGTTAGAGGGACATTTTATGACCCTGAGTTTACAAACTGTTTTTCGCAATCCCGAAAACCCTATTTACGATTTCTGGAAATTCTCTAGAGGAATTACAGCTCCTTTATTTTTATCTATTTCTGGATTGATTTTCACCTACTTATTGTTAAAAAACAAAATTCAAGGTTGGAAAAATCTAAGAGTGCAAAAAGGTATCAAAAGAACTGGTGTTTTAATCCTATTAGGCTACTTGTTACAATTTAACTTATACACCTATTTTTTTGGAGGAAGACCATTGTTTACAAGCTTAACACAAATCTTTCATGTATTACAATGCATAGGAACCTCTTTGTTTATTTTAATTAGTATTTACCTATTAAACCACTATATTTTAAAAATATCATTAGGTGTTTTATTAGCTGGATTGGGCTTAATGGTCATTATTATTTCTCCAACTATTGCAGAATTAAACTATAATAATATTCCTCGTTTTATAGAAAATATTTTAATTGTTAGCAAAGATCATTCTTTAAACACCTCGGTATTTCCTTTATTTCCTTGGTGCGGTTATGTATTTTTAGGTGGAGCTTTAGGGAATTTAATCTTCAGGTTAAAAGACAAAGCCAATCATTTTGTTTTTCCTTTTGGACTTATTGCTTTAGGTTTTTTCATCAAATACCTTACCTATCCTATTTTAAGTGGAATTCAATACTTACCTGGTTTTAACCGTTTAAAACCATTTCAATATGAATACGAACCTATTCGTTTTTCGCAAGTATTAATTTTTATTGGAATCATTATTTTGGTTCAGAAAATCATTTTAAAATTAAAAGCCTCCAAACAATTACAAATGCCTCCTTTGGTATTTCAGGTATTGCTTGCAGTAAGTTTTGCTTTAGGATGTTATTCTTTTACTTTTCCGTTAAAAAATACATCACAAAACATTATTGCTTATACTTTGTTTTTTGTCCCTATTGTAATTACCCTTTGGAAATTAACAGGATGGAATTACAAAACCTTTTTAAACATCGGACAAAATACTTTGTCTGTTTACGTGTTACATGTTATTCTTTTGTATCAAGGTTTTTTTGGATTTAGATTTGGTAGTTATATAAAAGACCAATTAAATCCGTTTTTTGCCATAGCTGGAGCCATTACCTTTGTTTTCTTCTTTTTGGCCTATACTCAATACGAACCTATTTTGATATACCAGCTCAATCGCATGAAGCTTAGATACAAAATATTTAAAAGAAAAAAACAATACAAAACCAGTACAATATAA